A window from Tenacibaculum singaporense encodes these proteins:
- a CDS encoding heme-binding domain-containing protein: MKIFKKIIGLLLILLVVAQFFQPEKNQGEIATVEAFIKETKPNDQVHKILKTACFDCHSNSTRYPWYSSITPVNYWLADHVNHGKEELNFSEWATYSLKRKEHKMEEVWEEVEKGKMPLDSYTWTHADARLTKEEVEQVINWAKSVQSDYKMQLAN; the protein is encoded by the coding sequence ATGAAAATTTTCAAAAAAATTATAGGATTATTACTAATACTATTAGTAGTTGCACAGTTTTTTCAACCAGAAAAAAATCAAGGAGAAATAGCTACAGTTGAAGCTTTTATAAAAGAGACTAAACCAAATGATCAAGTACATAAAATACTAAAAACAGCATGTTTTGATTGTCATAGTAATTCAACTCGTTACCCTTGGTATAGTAGTATTACGCCAGTAAACTATTGGTTGGCTGACCATGTAAACCATGGAAAAGAAGAATTGAATTTTTCTGAATGGGCTACCTACTCTCTAAAACGAAAAGAACATAAAATGGAAGAAGTTTGGGAGGAAGTAGAAAAAGGGAAAATGCCGTTAGATTCGTATACTTGGACACATGCGGATGCTCGTTTAACTAAAGAAGAAGTAGAGCAAGTAATTAACTGGGCTAAAAGTGTACAAAGTGATTACAAAATGCAGTTAGCGAACTAA
- the lpdA gene encoding dihydrolipoyl dehydrogenase, with translation MKYDLIVIGSGPGGYIAAIRAAQLGSKVAIIEKYSTLGGTCLNVGCIPSKALLDSSHHYYDAVNHFEEHGISVEKPSFDFGKMVARKANVVETTTGGIKYLMDKNNIEVYEGLGSFEDATHVKITKNDGAEEVIEGTNIIIATGSKPSSLPFITIDKERVITSTEALKLPEVPKHLLVIGGGVIGLELGSVYKRLGAEVTVIEFMPAITPTMDKDVSKELTKVLKKQGMKINTSHGVTSVERNGDEVVVKATNKKGEEVTFTGDYCLVSVGRRPYTEGLALEKAGVKVTERGMVEVNDHLQTNVSNIYAIGDVVRGAMLAHKAEEEGVVVAEYLAGQKPHIDYNLIPGIVYTWPEVAAVGKTEQELKDAGVDYKSGKFSMRALGRSRASGDLDGFVKVLADKNTDEVLGVHMVGARVADLIMEAAVAMEYRASAEDLARICHGHPTYSEAVKEAAKAAWDGKPLNA, from the coding sequence ATGAAATACGATTTAATCGTTATTGGTTCTGGTCCAGGAGGGTACATTGCTGCTATCAGAGCCGCTCAATTAGGTTCTAAAGTTGCTATCATTGAAAAATACTCAACTTTAGGTGGAACTTGTTTAAATGTTGGATGTATTCCTTCAAAAGCTTTATTAGATTCTTCGCACCATTACTATGATGCAGTAAATCATTTCGAAGAGCATGGTATCTCTGTAGAGAAGCCTTCTTTTGACTTCGGAAAAATGGTAGCTCGTAAAGCAAATGTAGTAGAAACTACTACAGGAGGTATCAAATATTTAATGGATAAAAATAATATTGAAGTTTACGAAGGTTTAGGATCTTTTGAAGATGCTACACACGTAAAAATCACTAAAAATGATGGTGCTGAAGAAGTAATTGAAGGTACCAACATTATTATAGCTACTGGTTCTAAGCCATCTTCTTTACCTTTTATTACTATAGATAAAGAGCGTGTAATAACTTCTACTGAAGCCTTAAAACTTCCTGAAGTTCCTAAGCACTTATTAGTAATTGGTGGTGGTGTTATTGGTTTAGAGTTAGGGTCAGTTTACAAGCGTTTAGGTGCTGAGGTAACTGTTATCGAATTTATGCCTGCAATTACTCCTACTATGGATAAAGATGTTTCTAAAGAACTTACTAAAGTTTTAAAGAAACAAGGTATGAAAATTAATACTAGTCACGGTGTGACTTCTGTTGAAAGAAATGGTGATGAAGTGGTGGTGAAAGCCACTAATAAAAAAGGTGAAGAGGTTACTTTCACTGGTGATTACTGTTTAGTTTCTGTAGGTCGTCGTCCGTATACTGAAGGACTAGCTTTAGAAAAAGCGGGCGTTAAAGTTACGGAAAGAGGAATGGTTGAAGTAAATGATCATTTACAAACTAACGTTTCTAACATTTATGCAATTGGTGATGTAGTTCGTGGAGCTATGTTAGCACATAAAGCAGAAGAAGAAGGTGTTGTGGTTGCTGAATATTTAGCTGGACAAAAACCTCATATTGACTATAACTTAATTCCTGGAATTGTTTACACATGGCCAGAAGTAGCGGCTGTTGGTAAAACTGAACAAGAATTAAAAGATGCTGGTGTTGATTATAAGTCTGGAAAATTCTCTATGCGTGCATTAGGACGTTCTCGTGCAAGTGGAGATTTAGACGGATTTGTAAAAGTGTTGGCTGATAAAAATACCGATGAAGTATTAGGAGTTCATATGGTAGGTGCTCGTGTAGCTGACTTAATTATGGAAGCTGCCGTAGCAATGGAATACAGAGCTTCTGCGGAAGATTTAGCTCGTATTTGTCATGGACACCCAACCTACTCTGAAGCTGTAAAAGAAGCAGCGAAAGCAGCTTGGGATGGTAAACCATTAAACGCTTAA